Proteins encoded by one window of Enterobacter hormaechei subsp. xiangfangensis:
- a CDS encoding helix-turn-helix domain-containing protein has protein sequence MPATASKPFTAVCHELADIEKINGKVFTMNMVYTYALIEGYQTNGQTAYFSQELLSRRLGLTDRSVRNLLREMVEMGLINKTGQIGGKTCHYTVNPITPEMVGTVEAEAPQEQPQKATAEREEMQEPNHTAEPVEAPEAPEIVPATPGPTTPITLMTVYSEKVETVGEGLVQADPQPGETASVVPAVTPYPRGEIKEPYRYWDLDPAF, from the coding sequence ATGCCAGCAACAGCAAGTAAGCCATTTACCGCCGTTTGTCACGAACTGGCAGACATTGAGAAGATCAACGGCAAGGTATTCACCATGAACATGGTTTACACCTATGCACTGATCGAGGGTTACCAGACCAATGGGCAAACCGCCTATTTCTCACAGGAGCTTTTATCCCGCCGTTTGGGCCTGACTGACCGATCAGTTAGGAATTTGCTTCGGGAAATGGTGGAGATGGGCCTGATCAACAAGACCGGGCAGATCGGCGGCAAGACGTGCCATTACACTGTAAACCCGATCACCCCGGAAATGGTGGGTACAGTGGAAGCGGAAGCACCGCAGGAACAGCCGCAGAAGGCCACAGCGGAGCGGGAAGAAATGCAGGAACCCAACCACACGGCGGAGCCTGTAGAAGCGCCTGAAGCGCCGGAGATTGTGCCAGCAACGCCAGGACCTACCACGCCGATCACATTGATGACGGTTTACAGTGAGAAGGTGGAAACGGTGGGAGAGGGGCTTGTACAAGCTGATCCCCAACCGGGGGAAACGGCCTCTGTGGTGCCAGCGGTGACGCCATACCCAAGAGGGGAAATCAAGGAGCCATACAGGTATTGGGATTTAGACCCAGCTTTTTGA